In a genomic window of Bradyrhizobium sp. LLZ17:
- a CDS encoding MBL fold metallo-hydrolase — MSLKYAIGDLTIHRIIEQETTFLPALEMLPGLTPEVLAENRTWMRQAKALDEQDGLILCFQSYVIKTPHHTILVDSCIGNDKPRPRPKWNMKTDDTYFRGLASAGISVDDIDFVMCTHLHVDHVGWNTRLENGRWVPTFPKARYVFAKREFDYWTEQNAKAEVAPFVDSVLPVVEAKRHEVVGNDHQIGDHVRIVPTPGHTPGHVAFTFGRGKDDAVFSGDLMHSPIQTLYPELSIKFDVDQAAAATTRRSFLERYCDTDTLCCTAHFPSPSVGKIRRKGNGFVCAAV, encoded by the coding sequence ATGAGTCTGAAATACGCGATCGGCGATCTCACCATCCATCGCATCATCGAGCAGGAGACCACGTTCCTGCCGGCGCTGGAGATGCTGCCCGGGTTGACGCCGGAGGTGCTGGCCGAGAACCGCACCTGGATGCGGCAGGCGAAAGCGCTGGACGAGCAGGACGGGTTGATCCTGTGCTTCCAGTCCTACGTGATCAAGACGCCACATCACACCATTCTGGTCGACAGCTGCATCGGCAACGACAAGCCGCGGCCGCGACCGAAGTGGAACATGAAGACCGACGACACCTATTTCCGCGGGCTCGCGAGCGCCGGCATCTCCGTCGACGACATCGACTTCGTGATGTGCACGCATCTGCACGTCGATCACGTCGGCTGGAATACGCGGCTGGAAAACGGCCGCTGGGTGCCGACCTTCCCGAAGGCGCGCTACGTGTTCGCGAAGCGCGAGTTCGACTACTGGACCGAGCAGAACGCGAAGGCGGAGGTCGCGCCCTTCGTCGACAGCGTGCTGCCCGTGGTCGAGGCCAAGCGCCACGAGGTCGTCGGCAACGACCACCAGATCGGCGATCACGTCCGCATCGTGCCGACACCAGGCCATACGCCCGGTCACGTCGCCTTCACCTTCGGCCGCGGCAAGGACGACGCGGTCTTCAGCGGCGATCTCATGCACTCGCCGATCCAGACGCTGTATCCGGAGCTCTCGATCAAGTTCGACGTCGACCAGGCAGCGGCGGCAACCACACGCCGCAGCTTCCTGGAGCGCTATTGCGACACCGACACGCTGTGCTGCACCGCGCATTTTCCGTCGCCGTCGGTCGGGAAGATCCGGCGCAAGGGGAATGGATTCGTCTGCGCGGCGGTGTAG
- a CDS encoding glutathione S-transferase family protein, which translates to MKLSFSAASPFARKVRIAAIELGLIDNIEFMPATVAPGTVNEDYSRITPLKKLPVLITNDGDVILDSYVIVEYLNEMAGGSLIPDYGPRRWKAKTNHSLINGMLDSMLLCRYEKMVRPQGLQWQAWSDDHWNRAWTGMARFENMPDVLNGPFDISQIGLVCVLGYADFRFADCGWRKAYPKLDAFDQKMLERPSVKISVPPAA; encoded by the coding sequence ATGAAACTCTCCTTCTCCGCCGCCTCGCCGTTCGCCCGCAAGGTGCGCATCGCCGCGATCGAGCTTGGGCTGATCGACAACATCGAGTTCATGCCCGCGACCGTGGCGCCGGGTACGGTCAATGAGGACTATTCGCGCATCACGCCGCTGAAGAAGCTGCCGGTGCTGATCACCAATGACGGCGACGTCATTTTGGATTCCTACGTCATCGTCGAATATCTCAACGAGATGGCGGGCGGCAGCCTCATTCCCGACTACGGCCCTCGGCGCTGGAAGGCCAAGACCAATCATTCCCTCATCAACGGCATGCTCGATTCCATGCTGCTGTGCCGCTACGAGAAGATGGTGCGGCCGCAGGGCCTGCAATGGCAGGCGTGGTCGGACGACCACTGGAACCGGGCCTGGACCGGCATGGCGCGTTTCGAGAACATGCCGGACGTGCTGAACGGGCCGTTCGACATCTCGCAGATCGGCCTCGTCTGCGTGCTCGGCTACGCCGACTTCCGCTTCGCCGATTGCGGCTGGCGCAAGGCCTATCCGAAACTCGACGCCTTTGATCAGAAGATGCTGGAGCGGCCCTCGGTGAAAATCTCGGTGCCGCCGGCGGCGTAG
- a CDS encoding fumarylacetoacetate hydrolase family protein has product MKLVRYGEKSAEKPGLVDKSGQLRDLSAHVKDLTGEAYSPESLTKLAALDPASLPAVSGKPRFGAPVTGISKFVAIGLNYSDHAKETGAAIPTEPIIFMKANTSLSGPNDVVEKPRGSTKLDWEVEIAAIIGTRAKYVSEADALNHVAGYCVCNDVSERNFQTERLGQWTKGKSHDTFGPLGPWLATKDEIKDVQNLSMWLDVNGQRRQTGSTKTMIFSMAKCISYVSQFMTLLPGDIITTGTPPGVGLGMKPPTFLNVGDVITLGIEGLGEQRQEIVAA; this is encoded by the coding sequence ATGAAGCTTGTTCGTTACGGCGAAAAGAGTGCGGAAAAACCCGGCCTGGTCGACAAATCCGGCCAGTTGCGCGACCTGTCGGCGCATGTGAAGGACCTCACGGGCGAGGCCTATTCCCCGGAATCCCTGACCAAGCTGGCGGCCCTCGACCCCGCGTCACTGCCCGCCGTCTCCGGCAAGCCGCGGTTCGGCGCGCCCGTCACCGGCATTTCCAAATTCGTCGCGATCGGCCTCAATTACAGCGACCACGCCAAGGAAACCGGCGCTGCCATCCCGACCGAACCGATCATCTTCATGAAGGCCAACACCTCGCTGTCCGGCCCGAACGATGTGGTCGAAAAGCCGCGCGGCTCGACCAAGCTCGACTGGGAAGTCGAGATCGCCGCCATCATCGGCACCCGCGCCAAATATGTCTCGGAGGCTGACGCGCTCAACCACGTCGCCGGCTATTGCGTCTGCAACGACGTCTCCGAGCGCAACTTCCAGACCGAGCGCCTGGGACAGTGGACGAAGGGCAAGTCGCATGACACGTTCGGCCCGCTCGGGCCGTGGCTCGCCACCAAGGACGAGATCAAGGACGTGCAGAACCTGTCGATGTGGCTCGACGTCAACGGCCAGCGCCGCCAGACCGGCTCGACCAAAACGATGATCTTCTCGATGGCCAAGTGCATCTCCTATGTCTCGCAGTTCATGACGCTGCTGCCCGGCGACATCATCACCACCGGCACCCCGCCCGGCGTCGGTCTCGGCATGAAGCCGCCGACCTTCCTCAATGTCGGCGACGTCATCACCCTCGGCATCGAAGGCCTCGGCGAGCAGCGGCAGGAGATCGTTGCGGCTTAG
- a CDS encoding MBL fold metallo-hydrolase: protein MQWTVGKVKITRVVELETVGSTRFILPLASNDAIRKLPWLIPHFATEEGRLKMSIHSLVVETPDRRIVVDTGLGNDKQGRGVPTWNNRSTPFLETMMAAGFAPDSIDTVLCTHLHVDHVGWNTKLVDGKWVPTFPKARYVFGDTEYEYWRDHSTEPDKQAVFNDSVKPVVDADRADLIPSDHRLCEEISVIPTPGHSPGHMSILIRSDGEQGLLTGDVAHHPCQMAHVDWSSTADSDQVQSAATRAVLFGRFADTRTLVIGGHFSAGHIKRDGDAFRFEALA from the coding sequence ATGCAGTGGACAGTCGGCAAGGTCAAAATCACCAGGGTGGTGGAATTGGAGACGGTCGGCTCGACCCGCTTCATCCTGCCCTTGGCGAGCAATGACGCGATCCGGAAGCTGCCTTGGCTGATCCCGCATTTTGCCACCGAAGAGGGCCGGCTGAAGATGTCGATCCATTCGCTGGTGGTGGAAACGCCAGACCGACGCATCGTGGTCGACACCGGCCTCGGCAACGACAAGCAGGGCCGCGGCGTCCCGACCTGGAATAACCGCAGCACGCCGTTCCTGGAGACGATGATGGCGGCGGGGTTTGCCCCCGACAGCATCGACACCGTGCTGTGCACGCATCTTCACGTCGACCATGTCGGCTGGAATACGAAGCTCGTCGACGGCAAATGGGTGCCGACCTTTCCCAAAGCGCGCTATGTGTTCGGCGACACCGAATATGAATATTGGCGCGATCATTCGACCGAGCCGGACAAGCAGGCCGTGTTCAACGATTCAGTGAAGCCGGTCGTCGATGCCGATCGCGCCGACCTGATCCCGAGCGATCACCGGTTGTGCGAGGAGATCAGCGTGATTCCGACGCCCGGCCACAGCCCCGGCCATATGAGCATCCTGATCCGATCGGACGGTGAACAAGGGTTGCTGACCGGCGACGTCGCCCATCATCCCTGCCAGATGGCCCATGTCGACTGGTCATCGACCGCGGATTCCGACCAGGTACAATCGGCCGCGACGCGGGCAGTGCTGTTCGGCCGCTTTGCCGACACCCGGACGCTGGTGATCGGCGGGCATTTTTCGGCCGGGCATATCAAGCGCGATGGCGACGCGTTCAGGTTTGAGGCGCTGGCTTGA
- a CDS encoding DUF3775 domain-containing protein has translation MPELAISAEKVAFIIEKAREFDVKEADSDPDLGSNAADDDMVDVLDDDGSDPAGQELSSFIAALNEDEQLDLVALTWLGRGEGTIDDWDDLRARAVEARATYRAPRRETIRYLLGDPMLGDLLAEGLDAFGIDWTDGNTTADSSAPSQRDEDEITKQR, from the coding sequence ATGCCAGAGCTTGCAATTTCCGCCGAGAAGGTCGCCTTCATCATCGAGAAGGCCCGCGAATTCGACGTCAAGGAAGCGGACTCCGATCCGGATTTGGGCTCGAACGCCGCCGATGACGATATGGTCGACGTGCTGGACGATGACGGCTCCGATCCCGCGGGGCAAGAACTCAGCAGTTTCATCGCCGCCCTCAACGAGGACGAGCAGCTGGACCTCGTCGCGCTGACATGGCTCGGGCGCGGCGAGGGCACGATCGACGATTGGGACGATTTGCGCGCCCGCGCCGTGGAGGCCCGCGCCACCTATCGCGCGCCGCGGCGCGAAACCATCCGCTATCTGCTCGGCGATCCCATGCTGGGCGATTTGCTCGCGGAGGGATTGGACGCGTTCGGCATCGACTGGACCGACGGAAACACCACCGCCGATTCATCGGCCCCGAGCCAGCGCGACGAAGACGAGATCACCAAGCAGCGGTGA
- a CDS encoding SDR family oxidoreductase has translation MDLGIKGRRAIVCASSKGLGRACAISLAEAGVHVTLTARGADVLKKTADDIRKACPDVTVTEIVGDITTPAGREAVLKACPEPDILINNAGGPPPGDFRNWTRDDWIKAIDANMLTPIELIKSTVDGMMARKFGRIVNITSAAVKAPIDILGLSNGARAGLTGFIAGLSRKTVINNVTINGLLPGPFETDRLRGTAKAEADKRGITPDQLLAERAKLNPAGRFGQPDEFGYACAFLCGAKAGFITGQNILLDGGAFPGTL, from the coding sequence GTGGATCTTGGGATCAAAGGTCGCCGCGCCATCGTCTGCGCATCCAGCAAGGGTCTCGGCCGAGCCTGCGCCATCTCGCTTGCCGAAGCAGGCGTTCACGTCACGCTGACCGCCCGCGGCGCTGATGTCCTGAAGAAGACGGCCGACGACATCCGCAAAGCCTGTCCGGACGTGACGGTCACCGAGATCGTCGGCGACATCACGACGCCGGCAGGCCGCGAGGCCGTGCTGAAGGCCTGCCCCGAGCCCGACATCCTGATCAACAATGCCGGCGGCCCGCCGCCCGGCGATTTCCGCAACTGGACCCGCGACGACTGGATCAAGGCGATCGACGCCAACATGCTGACCCCGATCGAGCTGATCAAGTCGACCGTCGACGGCATGATGGCGCGCAAATTCGGCCGCATCGTCAACATCACGTCGGCCGCGGTGAAGGCGCCGATCGACATTCTCGGCCTGTCCAACGGTGCGCGCGCCGGCCTCACCGGCTTCATCGCCGGCCTGTCGCGCAAGACCGTGATCAACAACGTCACCATCAACGGACTCCTGCCCGGCCCGTTCGAGACCGACCGGCTGCGCGGCACCGCGAAGGCCGAGGCCGACAAGCGCGGCATCACGCCGGATCAGCTTCTGGCCGAGCGCGCCAAGCTCAACCCCGCCGGCCGCTTCGGCCAGCCCGACGAGTTCGGCTACGCCTGCGCTTTCCTCTGCGGCGCCAAGGCCGGCTTCATCACCGGGCAGAACATCCTGCTGGATGGCGGCGCGTTTCCTGGAACGCTGTAG
- a CDS encoding CvpA family protein, translating into MNSFDLAVYAALAIAIGFGFRTGLLRSAMTILAYLLAAPIAIALMPLIAPQITGNPNSPLLQNWIWFFAIFVIVGMLFGHIGRVALNDTMGEAGIGDRLGGAALGAVRVGLVATTLVLVFDQIVPANHQPPFLAGSRLRPLFSTVGQMGFKSLPPEAAAAIDRLKQERRI; encoded by the coding sequence ATGAACAGTTTCGATCTCGCGGTCTATGCGGCCCTCGCGATTGCGATCGGGTTCGGTTTCAGGACCGGCCTGCTCCGCAGCGCCATGACCATCCTGGCCTATCTGCTCGCCGCGCCGATCGCGATCGCGCTGATGCCACTGATCGCGCCGCAGATCACCGGCAATCCGAATTCGCCGCTGCTGCAGAACTGGATCTGGTTCTTCGCCATCTTCGTGATCGTCGGCATGCTGTTCGGGCATATCGGCCGGGTCGCGCTGAACGACACCATGGGCGAGGCCGGCATCGGTGACCGCCTCGGCGGCGCTGCGCTGGGCGCCGTCCGGGTCGGACTCGTCGCCACCACGCTGGTGCTGGTGTTCGACCAGATCGTGCCGGCCAACCACCAGCCACCCTTCCTCGCCGGTTCGCGGCTGCGGCCGCTGTTCTCGACCGTCGGCCAGATGGGCTTCAAGTCGCTGCCGCCGGAGGCGGCTGCCGCGATCGACCGCCTCAAGCAGGAACGGCGCATCTAG
- a CDS encoding GMC family oxidoreductase, whose amino-acid sequence MTDTFDFVVVGAGSGGCAVAGRLSEDSAASVALLDAGGRNDNWRITTPFGLALPYSAANWAFETVPQKGLNGRIGYQPRGKGLGGSSAINAMVYIRGHKWDYDHWASLGNAGWSYDDVLPYFKRSENNSDFDGAYHGKGGPLHVNRLRSENPIHEVFHQAAREAQFRVREDFNAEDQEGLGSYQVTQKNGERWSAARAYLQPHIDKRANLRVETGAHATKILFEGGRAVGIEYVQGKHTKRLHARREVILAGGAFQSPQLLMLSGIGDGDALAAQGIGVVHHLPGVGRNLQDHPDFVFVYASDYPHLVHSSLGRLPSLLRAIQRYRSERRGLMTTNFAECGGFLKTRPDLDVSDIQLHFVIAMLDDHGRKKHKEAGFSCHVCLLRPKSRGSVWLKSADPLAAPMIDPNFLGEAEDLETMVAGFKTTRRLMETPAMRALQKKDMFTSDVRTDDDIRAVLRNRVDTVYHPVGTCKMGTDAMAVVDPRLKVHGVEGLRVVDASIMPTLIGGNTNAPTIMIGERAADMIREEVR is encoded by the coding sequence GTGACTGACACATTCGATTTCGTCGTCGTGGGCGCGGGCTCCGGCGGTTGCGCGGTGGCGGGGCGGCTGTCGGAGGATTCGGCGGCATCGGTGGCGCTGCTCGATGCCGGCGGACGCAACGACAATTGGCGGATCACCACGCCATTCGGCCTTGCGTTGCCCTATAGCGCGGCCAACTGGGCCTTCGAGACCGTGCCGCAGAAGGGATTGAACGGCCGTATCGGCTATCAACCGCGCGGCAAGGGCCTCGGCGGTTCCTCGGCGATCAACGCCATGGTCTACATCCGCGGCCACAAATGGGATTACGACCACTGGGCCTCGCTTGGCAATGCCGGCTGGTCGTATGACGACGTGCTGCCCTATTTCAAGCGCTCGGAGAACAACAGTGATTTCGACGGCGCGTATCATGGCAAGGGCGGCCCGCTGCACGTCAACAGGTTGCGTTCGGAGAATCCGATCCACGAGGTCTTCCATCAGGCCGCGCGCGAGGCGCAATTCCGCGTCCGCGAGGACTTCAACGCCGAGGACCAGGAAGGACTCGGCAGCTACCAGGTGACACAGAAGAACGGCGAGCGTTGGAGCGCGGCGCGCGCCTATCTGCAGCCCCACATCGATAAGCGCGCGAATCTGCGCGTCGAGACGGGAGCGCATGCCACGAAAATCCTGTTCGAAGGCGGGCGCGCGGTCGGCATCGAATATGTGCAGGGCAAGCACACCAAGCGGCTGCACGCCCGCCGCGAGGTCATCCTCGCCGGCGGCGCCTTCCAGTCACCGCAATTGCTGATGCTGTCGGGCATTGGCGACGGCGATGCGCTTGCCGCACAAGGCATCGGCGTCGTGCACCATTTGCCGGGCGTCGGGCGCAATCTGCAGGACCATCCGGATTTCGTGTTCGTGTACGCGTCCGACTATCCGCACCTTGTTCACTCCTCGCTCGGTCGGCTGCCATCCCTGCTCCGCGCGATCCAGCGCTACCGCAGCGAGCGGCGCGGCCTGATGACCACCAATTTCGCCGAATGTGGCGGCTTCCTGAAAACCCGCCCCGACCTCGACGTATCAGACATTCAGCTTCATTTCGTTATCGCGATGCTCGACGACCACGGCCGCAAGAAGCACAAGGAGGCCGGGTTCTCATGCCATGTCTGCCTGTTGCGACCAAAGAGCCGCGGCAGCGTCTGGCTGAAAAGCGCTGATCCGCTCGCAGCCCCCATGATCGATCCGAATTTCTTGGGCGAGGCGGAGGATCTCGAGACGATGGTCGCCGGCTTCAAGACCACGCGACGGCTGATGGAGACGCCCGCGATGCGCGCGTTGCAGAAGAAGGACATGTTCACGTCCGACGTGAGGACGGACGACGACATCCGCGCCGTCCTGCGCAACCGCGTCGATACCGTCTATCACCCCGTCGGCACCTGCAAGATGGGGACGGATGCGATGGCCGTGGTCGATCCCAGGCTCAAGGTCCACGGCGTGGAAGGATTGCGCGTCGTCGACGCCTCGATCATGCCGACGCTGATCGGCGGCAACACCAATGCGCCGACGATCATGATCGGAGAGAGGGCGGCGGACATGATCAGGGAGGAGGTGCGGTAG
- a CDS encoding coniferyl aldehyde dehydrogenase yields MELSMDHQILDQTLDQSPTSAAQLALADAFHAMTARSRAEPAPDLAERLDRLARLRAVVAENEERFRQAISADFGHRCAVETNIAETMMVFSEIRHAAKHLKAWMAPQRVATALQFLPARNRLIPQPLGVVGIIAPWNYPLQLTLAPAIGAIAAGNRVIIKPSELVPHFAGLLKEIVAAKFDASELLVTGVEDDIAKAFASLPFDHLVFTGSTRVGRLVAEAAGRNLTPVTLELGGKSPAIIDASADLEEAAERIAYGKLLNAGQTCIAPDYVLVPEGALQAFAEKLRAQMRRMFGTDPANKDYTSIISDRHYARLEGLVADAAQRGAKILQPATPDDPNWKAHRKFPPTLIVNATEAMAVMQEEIFGPVLPVLGYRHPADAIAFVNARDRPLALYWFGKNSDARDEVLARTISGGVTINDCLFHFAQINQPMGGVGASGSGAYHGEWGFRTFSKLKPVFHRSKLNRLADLYPPYGGKIARLEKLMRFMS; encoded by the coding sequence ATGGAGCTTTCCATGGACCACCAGATTTTGGACCAGACCCTGGACCAATCGCCGACGAGCGCCGCGCAGCTGGCACTCGCGGACGCGTTCCACGCCATGACCGCGCGATCGCGGGCCGAGCCGGCGCCTGATCTGGCCGAGCGCCTCGACCGGCTGGCGCGGCTGCGCGCTGTTGTCGCCGAGAACGAGGAGCGCTTCCGGCAGGCGATCTCGGCCGATTTCGGCCACCGCTGCGCGGTGGAGACCAATATCGCCGAGACGATGATGGTGTTCTCCGAGATCCGGCATGCCGCCAAGCACCTGAAGGCCTGGATGGCGCCGCAGCGTGTGGCGACCGCGCTGCAATTCCTGCCCGCGCGCAACCGGCTGATCCCGCAGCCGCTCGGCGTGGTCGGCATCATCGCGCCCTGGAATTATCCGCTGCAGCTCACGCTGGCGCCCGCGATCGGCGCCATCGCCGCCGGCAACCGTGTCATCATCAAGCCGAGCGAACTGGTGCCGCACTTCGCAGGCCTTCTGAAGGAGATCGTCGCCGCGAAATTCGATGCGAGCGAACTGCTCGTCACCGGCGTCGAGGACGATATCGCCAAGGCCTTTGCGTCGCTGCCGTTCGATCATTTGGTGTTCACCGGCTCGACCCGGGTCGGCCGGCTGGTCGCGGAAGCCGCGGGACGCAATCTGACGCCGGTGACGCTCGAGCTCGGCGGCAAGTCGCCCGCGATCATCGACGCCTCGGCCGATCTCGAGGAGGCGGCCGAGCGCATCGCCTATGGCAAGCTGCTCAATGCGGGGCAGACCTGCATCGCGCCGGATTATGTGCTGGTGCCTGAGGGCGCGTTGCAGGCGTTTGCCGAAAAACTGCGTGCGCAGATGCGGCGCATGTTCGGCACCGATCCCGCCAACAAGGACTACACTTCGATCATTTCCGACCGGCACTATGCACGACTGGAAGGCCTCGTTGCCGATGCCGCGCAACGCGGCGCGAAGATCCTGCAACCGGCAACGCCCGACGATCCCAACTGGAAGGCGCACCGCAAATTCCCGCCGACGCTGATCGTCAACGCCACCGAAGCGATGGCGGTGATGCAGGAGGAGATCTTTGGCCCCGTACTGCCCGTGCTTGGCTATCGCCATCCCGCAGACGCGATCGCCTTCGTCAATGCCCGCGACCGGCCGCTGGCGCTCTATTGGTTCGGGAAGAACAGCGACGCCCGCGACGAGGTGCTGGCGCGCACGATCTCCGGCGGCGTCACCATCAACGACTGCCTGTTTCATTTCGCGCAAATCAACCAGCCGATGGGCGGCGTCGGCGCATCCGGCAGCGGCGCCTATCACGGCGAATGGGGATTTCGCACGTTCAGCAAACTGAAGCCGGTGTTTCATCGCTCGAAATTAAACCGCCTCGCCGACCTCTATCCGCCCTATGGCGGCAAGATCGCGCGACTGGAGAAGCTGATGCGGTTCATGTCGTAG
- a CDS encoding alginate lyase family protein produces the protein MLYGVRQWGTALLALCLATSSFAHVAHAAGPTCPEFPPVLSLQLVGIYTDARQSVPDPSAEKKNSELTSGVDQFQRSLESALDRPGVSATDSAAVCAYENFRKWAAAGALTVVSKPYNRDGTVKRGEYLIGLNVLALKFRAAGFALDPRVIDWLQTLNRENRSFYEKASNRGNLRVWAAAGAALFALIQPDADALSFQDQVWHEAMAAIHDDGTIDAELARGQRALIYHMFSFSAALVLHAAREGLGYRDTPADTARLKRLADMIGQSLCAPKPLAARAQADQEIPGDWAYRVPLGFGARYLGDSWTRCGKPNAATSDPTSGGDARRSAAILAQLARAPSPRPIAR, from the coding sequence GTGCTGTATGGTGTCCGACAATGGGGTACGGCCCTCCTTGCTCTCTGCCTGGCGACATCGAGCTTTGCGCATGTGGCGCATGCCGCCGGCCCGACCTGCCCTGAATTTCCGCCGGTCCTCTCGCTTCAGCTCGTCGGGATTTACACCGATGCGCGGCAATCGGTGCCGGATCCGTCCGCCGAGAAAAAGAACAGTGAGTTGACCTCCGGGGTCGACCAGTTCCAACGCTCGCTGGAATCGGCGCTCGATCGGCCCGGCGTCAGCGCCACCGATTCCGCGGCCGTGTGCGCCTACGAGAATTTCAGAAAGTGGGCCGCCGCTGGCGCGCTGACTGTGGTGTCCAAGCCATACAATCGTGATGGGACTGTCAAGCGCGGCGAATACCTGATCGGCCTCAACGTTCTTGCGCTAAAGTTCCGCGCAGCCGGATTCGCCCTCGATCCGAGGGTGATCGATTGGCTGCAGACGCTGAACCGCGAAAATCGCAGCTTCTACGAGAAGGCGAGCAATCGCGGCAACCTGCGCGTCTGGGCCGCGGCGGGAGCAGCATTGTTCGCGCTGATCCAGCCTGATGCCGATGCGCTCAGCTTTCAGGATCAGGTTTGGCACGAGGCGATGGCGGCGATCCACGACGATGGAACGATCGATGCCGAGCTGGCGCGCGGACAACGGGCGCTGATCTACCACATGTTCTCCTTCTCGGCGGCGCTCGTGCTGCATGCGGCGCGCGAAGGGCTCGGCTATCGCGACACGCCGGCCGACACCGCCCGGCTCAAGCGGTTGGCCGACATGATCGGGCAGAGCTTGTGCGCCCCGAAGCCGCTTGCGGCACGCGCTCAGGCCGATCAGGAAATTCCCGGCGACTGGGCCTACCGGGTGCCGCTCGGCTTCGGCGCCCGCTATCTCGGCGACAGCTGGACTCGATGCGGCAAGCCCAATGCCGCCACATCGGATCCCACGTCCGGCGGAGATGCGCGGCGCTCAGCCGCCATTTTGGCGCAATTGGCGCGAGCGCCGAGCCCCCGCCCAATCGCGCGCTGA
- a CDS encoding four-helix bundle copper-binding protein translates to MHAQDMISTHPHVRGQTNDALIRCIEECYSCAQTCTSCADACLAEDNVKSLTQSIRLNLDCADICNITGRIATRRTGSDEEMIRRMLDTCASACRLCAEECEKHAKMHEHCRVCAEACRRCLNACEEAGRSMVH, encoded by the coding sequence ATGCACGCTCAAGACATGATCAGCACGCACCCGCACGTCCGCGGTCAAACCAATGATGCGCTCATCCGCTGTATCGAGGAGTGCTATTCCTGCGCCCAGACCTGCACGTCATGTGCGGACGCCTGCCTCGCGGAGGATAATGTCAAGTCGCTGACGCAGTCCATCCGGCTCAACCTCGACTGCGCCGATATCTGCAACATCACCGGGCGGATTGCGACCCGCCGCACCGGTTCTGACGAAGAGATGATCCGCAGGATGCTCGACACCTGCGCCAGCGCCTGTCGCCTCTGTGCTGAAGAATGCGAGAAGCACGCCAAGATGCACGAACACTGCCGGGTCTGCGCCGAGGCCTGTCGTCGTTGCCTGAATGCGTGTGAGGAGGCGGGCCGGAGCATGGTGCACTGA
- a CDS encoding ArsR/SmtB family transcription factor: protein MAQFVHPAREEITLAGVLGALADPMRLRIVKSLAAQKDCMSCTEAAPCPDMAKSTLSHHFRILREAGLIRTSKQGVQHRNVLREEDINARFPKLLKMILSFPE, encoded by the coding sequence ATGGCGCAGTTCGTTCACCCGGCGCGGGAGGAGATTACACTGGCGGGCGTGCTCGGAGCCCTCGCGGATCCGATGCGGCTGCGCATCGTCAAGAGCCTGGCCGCGCAGAAGGATTGCATGTCGTGCACCGAGGCGGCGCCTTGCCCTGACATGGCGAAGTCGACCCTGTCGCACCATTTTCGCATCCTGCGGGAGGCCGGCCTGATCCGAACCTCAAAGCAAGGCGTCCAGCACCGCAATGTGCTGCGCGAAGAGGACATCAATGCGCGGTTTCCGAAACTGCTCAAGATGATCCTGAGCTTTCCGGAGTAA
- a CDS encoding SDR family NAD(P)-dependent oxidoreductase, translating into MTKRLEGKVALVTGASKGIGAEIAARLAAEGAAVAVNYSASKQGADRVVAAIIGKGGKAVAVQGNLADAKDVKSVVAETVKAFGAIDILVNNAGVYEFAPIEAITPEHFHKQFDLNVLGLLLVSAEAARHFNANGGSIINISSAASTIAPANTAVYSATKASVDAISAALAKELAPRKIRVNAVNPGMIATEGVVSAGLHEGDMRNWIESNTPLGRIGKVEEIAAAVAFFASDDASYVTGETLHVAGGLR; encoded by the coding sequence ATGACCAAGAGACTTGAAGGAAAAGTTGCGCTCGTGACCGGTGCCTCCAAAGGCATCGGTGCCGAGATCGCCGCCCGGCTGGCGGCGGAGGGTGCGGCGGTCGCCGTGAACTACAGCGCCAGCAAGCAGGGCGCCGACCGCGTGGTCGCCGCCATCATCGGCAAGGGCGGCAAAGCCGTCGCCGTTCAGGGCAACCTGGCCGACGCCAAAGACGTGAAGAGCGTCGTGGCCGAAACCGTGAAGGCATTCGGCGCGATAGACATCCTCGTCAACAACGCGGGGGTCTACGAGTTCGCGCCGATCGAGGCCATCACGCCGGAGCATTTCCACAAGCAGTTCGACCTCAATGTGCTCGGCCTTCTCCTGGTCTCGGCGGAAGCGGCGCGGCACTTCAACGCCAATGGCGGAAGCATCATCAATATCAGCTCTGCCGCGTCGACCATCGCGCCGGCGAACACGGCCGTCTACTCCGCGACCAAAGCCTCGGTGGATGCGATCTCCGCCGCGCTGGCCAAGGAGCTGGCGCCGCGCAAGATCCGCGTCAATGCGGTCAATCCGGGCATGATCGCCACTGAGGGCGTGGTGTCAGCCGGCCTGCACGAGGGCGACATGCGCAACTGGATCGAATCCAACACCCCGCTTGGCCGTATCGGCAAGGTTGAGGAGATCGCCGCCGCGGTCGCGTTCTTCGCGTCGGACGACGCGTCCTACGTCACGGGTGAGACACTTCACGTAGCGGGCGGCCTGCGCTGA